A window of Diospyros lotus cultivar Yz01 chromosome 14, ASM1463336v1, whole genome shotgun sequence contains these coding sequences:
- the LOC127789780 gene encoding uncharacterized protein LOC127789780, translating to MRNIAACYSQHAIKVSESYRSGPSDQSHVSPIPIPSIQDEVSCTYRARLSTGKHLLIKLSWCNLNSISICDDPSSPSKFSSNSCYLRGARGAKSFESCSSNINVYWNLSAAKYGDGPEPITGFYLIIFADSELILRLGDGGGDADGDLDLKKMIAGVPVAKFSLVSRSEHFSGGGFYSTRARFCETGLCHEILIKCIEEKGSKSWALSVSVDHRNAIRVKRLEWNFRGNQTIFVDGILVDVMWDVHDWFFNQTSGCAVFMFRRRNGLESRIWLEERIWDHQKEENESVGFSLLIFACKGEGEKAHQMRGKTWWWWWWRYMSLLLLRVAAIPTGPKLEISHFG from the exons ATGAGGAATATAGCAGCTTGTTACAGCCAACATGCCATTAAGGTGTCAGAGTCATACCGTTCAGGCCCGTCGGATCAGTCTCATGTTTCTCCAATTCCGATTCCTTCAATCCAAGACGAAGTTTCGTGTACCTACAGAGCCAGATTATCTACCGGAAAACATCTATTGATCAAACTCTCCTGGTGCAATCTCAACAGCATTAGTATCTGCGACGATCCGTCTTCTCCTTCCAAATTCAGTTCAAATTCTTGCTATTTGAGAGGGGCCAGAGGCGCGAAATCATTCGAATCCTGCAGTTCGAATATTAACGTATACTGGAATCTTTCCGCCGCCAAGTACGGAGACGGACCTGAACCGATCACCGGTTTTTATCTCATCATTTTCGCCGATTCAGAGCTAATTCTGCGCCTCGGAGACGGAGGCGGAGACGCAGACGGAGATCTTGATTTGAAGAAGATGATCGCCGGCGTTCCGGTGGCGAAATTCTCGCTGGTTTCTCGCAGCGAGCACTTCTCCGGCGGCGGTTTCTACTCAACTAGGGCTCGGTTCTGCGAGACGGGACTTTGCCATGAAATCTTGATCAAGTGCATCGAGGAGAAAGGATCGAAGAGTTGGGCTTTGTCCGTGAGTGTGGATCACAGGAACGCGATCCGAGTGAAGAGATTGGAGTGGAATTTCCGGGGGAATCAGACGATATTTGTGGACGGGATTCTGGTGGACGTGATGTGGGATGTTCATGACTGGTTCTTCAATCAAACATCTGGTTGCGCCGTGTTCATGTTCAGGAGAAGGAATGGATTGGAGAGCAGGATTTGGTTGGAGGAGAGGATctgggatcatcagaaggaggAAAATGAAAGCGTTGGATTCTCTCTTTTGATCTTCGCCT GTAAAGGAGAAGGTGAAAAAGCGCATCAGATGCGGGGCAAGacgtggtggtggtggtggtggaggtATATGTCGCTGCTGCTGCTGCGAGTTGCTGCTATACCTACTGGTCCTAAATTGGAAATCAGCCATTTcggataa
- the LOC127789854 gene encoding trihelix transcription factor PTL-like gives MEDQYGLADLRQYMNGRPHFPAGDLFGHRNLTPPHQHHYDMVMVPPRGLHPHHEFGSDTAAAAAATNTAASVTGTPNTGSLNNGLEVEAGGGFGGDGGSGRWPRQETLTLLEIRSRLDSKFKEANHKGPLWDEVSRIMSEEHGYQRSGKKCREKFENLYKYYKKTKEGKAGRQDGKHYRFFRQLEALYGDSGQPVSVSETHHISNSNFTFQTARNNINAQANQEFFQAAKLSDSISLSNSSEFGFSSSDESDTNDQAMLIDTDSVERGKKKRRGRRTWKAKIREFIDSQMGKLMEKQEEWLEKMMKTIESKEQERILREEEWRKQEAARVEREHAFWANERSWIEARDAALMEALKKLTGKEVNENGGDEIKNCIRKKNKKCKENSSYFPSNESMYNQGGVYCDEATNGGASPPTSNAGNMTMNESCFKFLVGSDHGENLWENYALKLSKGEN, from the exons ATGGAGGACCAGTACGGCTTAGCCGATCTCCGGCAGTATATGAACGGGCGGCCCCATTTTCCGGCCGGAGACCTCTTCGGCCACCGGAATCTTACGCCCCCCCATCAGCATCACTATGACATGGTCATGGTGCCGCCTCGCGGGCTTCATCCTCACCACGAGTTTGGGTCTGATACTGCCGCCGCAGCCGCCGCCACCAACACCGCTGCCAGTGTGACGGGCACGCCCAATACTGGCAGTCTGAACAATGGGTTGGAGGTGGAAGCCGGCGGTGGGTTCGGCGGCGACGGCGGCAGTGGAAGGTGGCCGAGGCAAGAGACTCTCACTCTTCTTGAGATCAGATCTAGGCTTGATTCTAAGTTTAAGGAGGCTAATCACAAGGGTCCATTGTGGGATGAAGTCTCTAG GATAATGTCCGAGGAACATGGGTATCAAAGGAGTGGGAAAAAATGCCGAGAAAAGTTCGAAAACTTGTACAAGTATTACAAGAAGACTAAAGAAGGGAAAGCTGGAAGACAAGATGGCAAACACTATAGATTCTTTAGGCAGCTTGAAGCTCTCTATGGTGATTCCGGACAACCAGTTTCAGTCTCAGAAACCCATCATATATCAAACAGTAATTTCACATTCCAAACTGCAAGAAACAACATCAATGCACAAGCAAACCAGGAATTCTTCCAAGCTGCCAAGCTCTCTGATAGCATTAGCCTTTCTAACTCTTCCGAATTCGGGTTTTCTTCGTCAGATGAGAGTGATACTAATGATCAGGCTATGTTGATAGACACTGATTCGGTGGagagggggaagaagaagagaagagggagaagGACTTGGAAGGCGAAGATAAGAGAGTTCATTGATTCACAGATGGGGAAGCTAATGGAGAAACAGGAAGAGTggctggagaagatgatgaagactatAGAATCCAAAGAGCAAGAGAGGATTTTGAGAGAGGAAGAGTGGAGGAAGCAAGAGGCGGCTAGGGTTGAACGAGAGCACGCTTTCTGGGCGAACGAGCGGTCGTGGATTGAAGCTCGGGATGCAGCTCTAATGGAGGCCTTGAAGAAGTTGACAGGAAAAGAAGTGAACGAGAATGGAGGGGATGAGATAAAGAATTGtataaggaagaagaacaagaaatgCAAAGAGAATTCAAGTTACTTTCCGAGCAATGAATCGATGTACAATCAAGGAGGAGTTTATTGTGATGAAGCAACCAATGGTGGAGCTTCACCACCTACTTCAAATGCAGGCAATATGACCATGAATGAGAGCTGTTTCAAGTTCTTGGTGGGGTCTGATCATGGGGAAAATCTCTGGGAAAATTATGCTTTGAAGCTCAGCAAAGGAGAGAATTAG
- the LOC127789853 gene encoding fructose-bisphosphate aldolase, cytoplasmic isozyme encodes MTAFKGKYHDELIANAAYIGTPGKGILAADESTGTIGKRLSSINVENVESNRRALRELLFTAPGVLQYLSGVILFEETLYQSTAGGKPFVDVLKEGGVLPGIKVDKGTVELAGTKGETTTQGLDGLAERCKKYYQAGARFAKWRAVLKIGPTEPSQLAINENANGLARYAIICQENGLVPIVEPEILVDGPHDIEKCAEVTERVLAACYKALNDHHVLLEGTLLKPNMVTPGSDSPKVAPEVVAEYTVRALQRTVPAAVPAVVFLSGGQSEEEATLNLNAINKVKGKKPWSLSFSFGRALQQSTLKAWAGKEENVKKAQAALLARAKANSEATLGTYKGGAGLSAGASESLHVKDYKY; translated from the exons ATGACTGCCTTCAAGGGAAAGTACCATG ATGAGCTTATTGCCAATGCTGCCTACATTGGCACTCCTGGAAAGGGCATTCTTGCTGCTGACGAGTCCACTGGTACAATAGGAAAGCGTCTTTCCAGCATCAATGTTGAGAATGTCGAATCAAACAGGAGGGCTCTGCGAGAGCTCCTCTTCACCGCTCCTGGCGTTCTTCAATACCTGAGTGGAGTGATTCTATTTGAGGAAACCCTTTATCAGTCGACTGCTGGTG GTAAGCCTTTTGTCGACGTGCTCAAGGAAGGTGGTGTCCTTCCTGGAATTAAGGTTGACAAGGGCACTGTTGAACTTGCTGGAACAAAAGGTGAGACAACCACTCAGGGTCTTGATGGTCTTGCAGAGCGCTGCAAGAAGTACTATCAAGCTGGTGCTAGGTTCGCTAAATGGCGTGCTGTGCTCAAGATCGGTCCAACTGAGCCATCGCAGCTCGCGATCAATGAAAATGCCAATGGATTGGCTCGGTATGCCATCATCTGCCAGGAAAATGGCCTGGTCCCCATTGTCGAGCCTGAGATCCTGGTAGACGGCCCCCATGATATTGAAAAGTGTGCTGAGGTTACAGAACGTGTTCTTGCGGCATGTTACAAGGCCTTAAATGATCACCATGTCTTGCTGGAGGGAACTCTGTTGAAGCCCAACATGGTGACCCCAGGGTCGGATTCCCCCAAGGTTGCGCCAGAGGTGGTGGCTGAGTACACCGTACGTGCCCTGCAGAGAACCGTTCCCGCCGCAGTCCCTGCTGTGGTGTTTTTGTCTGGTGGGCAGAGTGAGGAGGAGGCTACCCTCAACCTGAATGCCATTAATAAGGTGAAGGGCAAGAAGCCATGGTCCCTGTCGTTCTCCTTTGGAAGAGCTCTTCAGCAGAGCACTCTCAAGGCTTGGGCAGGAAAGGAGGAAAATGTGAAGAAGGCTCAGGCTGCACTCCTTGCAAGGGCCAAGGCCAACTCCGAGGCCACCCTCGGTACCTACAAGGGCGGCGCTGGATTGAGTGCGGGTGCCTCTGAGAGTCTTCACGTCAAGGACTACAAGTACTAA